GCGTCCAGAGCGGCACCGACGGCGCCGAGGCCACCACCTCGCAGGTCGCCTCCGACGGGCTGAAGACCGCGAGCGCGTGGGCGATGCTGACCGGCACCTACGACGCCACCGCAAAGACGATCAAGCTGTACGTCGACGGCAAGCAGGCGGGCGAGGTGCCGGTGGCGGGCGGGATCTGGGCCGCCCCGGGCCCGATCCAGCTGGGCCGGGCCCGCCAGCACTCCATCTGGGCCGGCCAGTGGGCCGGGGCGATGGACAACGTCCGCGTGTGGGACAGCGCGCTGACGGCCGCGCAGGTGGGAGCCGTCAAGGGCGGCAAGAGCGAGGTCAAGCCGACCCACTCGTGGCTGATCAGCTGAGGCGCCACCGCTAGAGGGTGACGCCCGCCAGGCGCAGGAAGGACACCGGGTCGATCGCGGAGCCGTAGTTCGGGGTGGTGCGGATCTCGAAGTGCAGGTGCGGGCCCGTGGAGTTCCCGGTGTTGCCGGACAGCCCGATCAGCTGGTCCTCGGAGACCGACTGGCCGACCTTCACCTGGATCTTCGACAGGTGGGCGTACTGCGAGTAGGTCTTGTCCGCGTGCTTGATCACGATGGCGTTGCCGTAGGCGGGGCCGTCACCGGCGCCGTTCGGGCCCGCCTTGACGACGACACCCGCGTGCACGGCGTGCACCTTGGTGCCGAGCGGCACCGCGAAGTCCTGGCCGGAGTGCTTGTGCGACCACAGGCTGCCGCCCTTGCCGAAGGTCGCGGACAGCGTGTAGGAGGTCACGGGAGCCTCCCAGCCGGTCGCCTTGCCCGCGGCGACGGCGGCCTGCGCGGTCGCCTGCGCCTCGATCAGGCCGGCGGTGTCCGTCAGGGTGGTCGGCGCCTCGTCGGCGAAGGCGGCGCCCGCGCCGCACACCATGGCCGCCCCGAGCCCGGCGGCGAGGACGGCGGTGCGGATGCGGCGGGTACCGGCGCTCTTCTTCGACATGGGACTGGACCTCCGGGGACGGGTGGAACAGGAGCTGGTGGGGCATGTGACGACCCGGCACGCTGAGCGGTGTGCCGGGCTGCGGGAACCTTGGTAACCCGCGCCCCGCGGACTTCCCAAACCTCCCGATTACTACCGCGCCTCGTAGCGGCCGGGAGGGGTCCCGGGCCTGTTGACCGGCTCCTTCCTGGGGCGGGGACCCCCTCCAAGGACCCCTCCGGTCTACGAATCGACGTAGTACGTCCGATTTGCCCTGTGCCGCTTGTCACCGGTTCAGGACCTCTGTCCGCGCATTCCGGGACCAATGGCGGGCAACCGGAGCTACGCTCTCGCCTCGTGGACGCATCGGTGGCGGGGATACGGCTGGCGTCGGGCGTGGTGACGCCGCTGCTGAAGAAGCTGTTCCGTACGGAGGGGGCCGGGGCGGGCCTGGTGGACCGGCCCGTACGCGTCTCGGCGTACGTCTCCCTCAAGGAGAAACGGGCGCTCGGCCCGGCGGACGTACTGAAGCTCGCCGAGCGGATCGTCGAGGAGGCGTTACGGGCCCCCGGCGAGCGCCCGCTGCCGCCCGGCGAGGAGACCGGGGTGGCCGCCGCACTGGCCGCGACCCTGGACGGGCTCGGCGAGGTGACCCTGACGGACCTGGAGGCGGTCCGGCTCGGCCCGGAAGCATTCGCCGCCGCGCTCCGCGCCCAGGCCCCCTACCTGGGGCTCTCCGCCGACGCCGAACTCTTCTACGAGCGCCTGCTGGGCGTCCTGTGCCTGCACATCGTCAACTTCTTCACCCAGCGCTCCACCTTCGTCGCCGCCACCCTGGTCGCCCAGTCCCGCGACCTTGGCGAGCTGATCGACAAGACCGACGAACTGCTCGCCCGGCTCCCCCGCCCCCGCCTGGCCGACGACGCCGACTTCGAGACCCGCTACCTCGCCCAGGTCGCCCGCAAGCACGGCACCCTGACCATCTACGGGATCGACCTCGCGCCCGGCACCACGAAATGGCCCCTGGACACCGCCTACATGAGCCTGGAGGTCAGCGGGCGCGGGAGCGGCGACGCGGGGCGCGGCCCGTACTTCTTCTGGGCCGACAGCACTCACGCACGCATCTTCACGGGCCCGACTCCGGGGAATCGCGGCCATCGGGTGCTGCTGCGCGGCGAGGCCGGATCCGGCAAGACCACCCTGATCCAATGGCTGACCGTCACCGCCGCCACCGGCCCCGCCGACGGCCCCCTGCACGGCCTGATCCCCTACGTCCTGCCCCTGCGCACCCTGACCCGGCACGGCGGGGCGCTGCCCGCGCCCCGGGGCTTCCTGGCCGCTGCCAACTCCCCACTGGCCGGGGAGCAGCCGCGGGGCTGGGAGAGGCGGGTGCTCGACGCCGGGCGCGCCCTGGTGCTGGTCGACGGGATCGACGAGATCCCAGAAGCGGAACGGGCCGGGGCCCGCGACTGGCTCACCGACCTCATCGACACCTACCCGGGCAACCGCTGGCTGGTGACCTCCCGGCCGTCCGCCGTCCGGGAGGACTGGCTGGCCGAAGCGGAATTCACGGAGCTGGCCCTGGCCCCGATGTCCCCGCAGAACGTCGCCGAGTTCGTCCGGCGCTGGCACACGGCCGCCGCGAGCGGGGATCCGGAGCACGCGGAGGCCGACGCCGCCCTGGAGGGCTACCGGGGGCAGCTCCTGGAGTCCGTACGCACCAAGCGCGACCTGGCGCGGCTGGCGACCAACCCGCTGCTGTGCGGGCTGATCTGCGCCCTGCACCGGGAGCGGCGCGGATTCCTGCCCTCCGGCCGCAAGGAGCTGTACACGGCCGCCCTGTCGATGCTGCTGCACCGGCGCGACCGGGAGCGGCAGCTGCGCCTGCCGGAACTGGGCGAGGAACCGCAGCTCCAACTGCTCCAGCGGCTCGCGTACTGGCTGATCCGCAACGGCCGCACCGAACTGGACCGGGACCGGGCCGAGGCCCTCATCGCGGACGCGCTGCCGTCCGTACCGGGGGTGGCGGAGGCCCTGGGGGACCCGAGGGCGGTGCTGCGGCACTTCCTGGAGCGCACGGGCCTGCTGCGGGCGCCCTCGGCGGACAGCGTGGAGTTCGTGCACCGCACCTTCCAGGACTTCCTGGGCGCGCGGGCCGCCCTGGACGAGGGCGGTCTCGGGGAACTGGCCGGCCACGCCGAGGACGACCAGTGGGAGGACGTGATCCGCATGGCCGTCGCCCAGGCCCGGCCCCGCGAGCGCGCGGAGATCATCCGGGGCCTTCTGGATGGCCGCCGCTCGGAGCGCGCGGTGCTGCTGGCCTTCGGCGCGCTGGATCACGCGGCCGAACTGGACCCGGAGCTGCGAGAGCGCGTCACGGCGGCCGCCACGGAGCTGATCCCGCCCCGGAGCGTGGACGCGGCCCGGGCTCTGGGCCAGGTCGGGCCCCTCGTGCTCGACCTGCTGCCGGGCCCGGAAGCGGCGCCGTACGACTCCGTGGCCCTTCACTCGGTGATCGCGGCCGGGGCCACCCGGTCCGACCCGGCGATCCCGTTCCTGGCCCGGTACGCCGGGCACCCCTCGCCCCGGATCCAGCGGGAGCTGACCACGCTGTGGCACAACTTCGAGCCGCGGGCCTACGCCCGGGAGGTGCTCCCCCGGCTCGACAGGAACTGGTCGCGCCCGTTGGTCAGCTCGGCGGTGGAGCTGGACGCGCTCGGCCGGTACGCGCCGACGCCGCACCTGCAGACGGTCGGCGACC
This is a stretch of genomic DNA from Streptomyces sp. NBC_00536. It encodes these proteins:
- a CDS encoding M23 family metallopeptidase, producing MSKKSAGTRRIRTAVLAAGLGAAMVCGAGAAFADEAPTTLTDTAGLIEAQATAQAAVAAGKATGWEAPVTSYTLSATFGKGGSLWSHKHSGQDFAVPLGTKVHAVHAGVVVKAGPNGAGDGPAYGNAIVIKHADKTYSQYAHLSKIQVKVGQSVSEDQLIGLSGNTGNSTGPHLHFEIRTTPNYGSAIDPVSFLRLAGVTL
- a CDS encoding NACHT domain-containing protein yields the protein MDASVAGIRLASGVVTPLLKKLFRTEGAGAGLVDRPVRVSAYVSLKEKRALGPADVLKLAERIVEEALRAPGERPLPPGEETGVAAALAATLDGLGEVTLTDLEAVRLGPEAFAAALRAQAPYLGLSADAELFYERLLGVLCLHIVNFFTQRSTFVAATLVAQSRDLGELIDKTDELLARLPRPRLADDADFETRYLAQVARKHGTLTIYGIDLAPGTTKWPLDTAYMSLEVSGRGSGDAGRGPYFFWADSTHARIFTGPTPGNRGHRVLLRGEAGSGKTTLIQWLTVTAATGPADGPLHGLIPYVLPLRTLTRHGGALPAPRGFLAAANSPLAGEQPRGWERRVLDAGRALVLVDGIDEIPEAERAGARDWLTDLIDTYPGNRWLVTSRPSAVREDWLAEAEFTELALAPMSPQNVAEFVRRWHTAAASGDPEHAEADAALEGYRGQLLESVRTKRDLARLATNPLLCGLICALHRERRGFLPSGRKELYTAALSMLLHRRDRERQLRLPELGEEPQLQLLQRLAYWLIRNGRTELDRDRAEALIADALPSVPGVAEALGDPRAVLRHFLERTGLLRAPSADSVEFVHRTFQDFLGARAALDEGGLGELAGHAEDDQWEDVIRMAVAQARPRERAEIIRGLLDGRRSERAVLLAFGALDHAAELDPELRERVTAAATELIPPRSVDAARALGQVGPLVLDLLPGPEAAPYDSVALHSVIAAGATRSDPAIPFLARYAGHPSPRIQRELTTLWHNFEPRAYAREVLPRLDRNWSRPLVSSAVELDALGRYAPTPHLQTVGDLTGEALAAYLRRVRVEELRVHRNDRLTDLDVLRGHESLRRLYVSGCPRLRDVGGLAGLPLNDLHLEVLEEATAGAVLEGLHDLDTLALSGVCDDWSVERISPRATLRMLDLRGLAAPRGAARLIGLARHPGLVTLWLGPGWVGPGTWTEIAHLRRLIDLAVPPGVLELAPEDLRLPSVRHVRITGGEGPVNTELLARVFPGLL